From the Pontiella agarivorans genome, one window contains:
- a CDS encoding GxxExxY protein produces MEHEQLTERIIGAAMKVHSALGPGLLERAYHACLLRELEKQDFSVSSEVMLPLEYEGETIDAGFRMDLLVEDSVIVELKSVEKTLPIHEAQLITYLKLSGKKVGLLINFNVSHLKDGITRRFN; encoded by the coding sequence ATGGAGCACGAACAGTTAACTGAAAGAATTATAGGGGCGGCGATGAAGGTTCATTCTGCGCTGGGTCCCGGGCTGTTGGAGCGTGCTTATCACGCATGTTTGCTTCGCGAGTTGGAAAAACAGGATTTTTCGGTTTCTTCCGAGGTGATGTTGCCTTTGGAGTATGAGGGAGAAACCATTGATGCAGGATTTAGAATGGATTTGCTTGTGGAGGATTCAGTCATCGTTGAGCTGAAATCCGTCGAAAAGACACTACCCATTCATGAAGCACAGTTAATTACCTATTTAAAGTTAAGCGGGAAGAAAGTCGGACTGCTTATTAATTTTAATGTTTCACATCTAAAGGACGGGATTACACGCAGATTTAATTAA
- the gatB gene encoding Asp-tRNA(Asn)/Glu-tRNA(Gln) amidotransferase subunit GatB, producing MEYEATIGLETHIMQKTASKMFCACKYEYGAKPNTHVCPVCLGYPGALPVMNEKAIELICKAGLLLGCEINPYSKWDRKNYFYPDMAKNYQITQADEPVCLGGEVTVEVEGEMKTFTLERIHQEENAAKNTHVAGASLVDYNRAGTALMEIVSNPCMSSAEDALAYMTAVKQIMQYGGISNCDQEKGQMRSDVNVSVRPVGQKELGAKVEIKNMNSFAFIKDAIEYEIERQIAVLEAGGKVDQETRGYNPDRGETFVQRTKENAHDYRYFPEPDLMPVKITAEQVEQWRSELPEMPAQRRARYVSELGLPEYDAGVLTADKATSDYFEAVMAHTQNAKAVSNFIMGEMLRLLSESGSSIEDCKVTPEKLAEIIALIDAKTINTGGGKQIFEVIFNEGGEPKKIMDEKGLAQVSDDSALEGWADEAIANNPKPVEEYKAGNAASINFLMGQVMKASRGKANPGAVMQMLKQKLDG from the coding sequence ATGGAATACGAAGCAACAATCGGTCTTGAAACCCACATCATGCAGAAGACAGCATCGAAGATGTTCTGCGCCTGCAAATATGAATACGGCGCGAAGCCGAACACCCACGTCTGTCCGGTCTGTCTGGGTTATCCCGGCGCGCTGCCGGTGATGAATGAAAAAGCCATTGAGCTGATCTGCAAAGCGGGGCTGCTGCTGGGTTGCGAAATCAATCCCTACAGCAAATGGGACCGTAAAAACTATTTTTATCCGGACATGGCCAAGAACTATCAGATCACCCAGGCCGACGAGCCGGTCTGTCTGGGCGGTGAAGTGACGGTTGAGGTGGAGGGCGAAATGAAAACCTTCACGCTCGAGCGGATTCATCAGGAGGAAAACGCGGCGAAAAATACGCACGTCGCCGGCGCATCGCTGGTGGATTACAACCGTGCCGGCACGGCGCTGATGGAAATTGTTTCCAATCCCTGTATGTCTTCAGCGGAAGATGCATTGGCCTATATGACGGCGGTTAAACAGATCATGCAGTACGGCGGCATTTCCAACTGCGACCAGGAAAAAGGGCAGATGCGTTCCGATGTGAATGTCTCGGTACGCCCGGTCGGCCAGAAGGAGCTGGGGGCCAAGGTTGAAATCAAAAACATGAACTCCTTCGCCTTTATCAAAGATGCCATCGAATACGAAATCGAGCGCCAGATTGCGGTGCTCGAAGCCGGTGGCAAGGTGGATCAGGAAACGCGCGGTTATAATCCGGATCGCGGCGAAACCTTTGTGCAGCGTACCAAAGAGAATGCGCACGATTACCGCTATTTCCCGGAACCGGACCTGATGCCGGTGAAAATCACGGCCGAACAGGTGGAGCAGTGGCGGTCCGAACTGCCGGAAATGCCGGCGCAGCGCCGGGCCCGCTATGTTTCCGAGCTGGGCCTGCCGGAATATGACGCCGGTGTGCTGACGGCCGATAAAGCGACGTCGGACTATTTTGAAGCCGTGATGGCGCACACCCAAAATGCCAAGGCGGTTTCGAATTTCATTATGGGCGAAATGCTGCGCCTGCTCTCGGAATCCGGTTCTTCCATCGAAGACTGCAAAGTGACGCCGGAAAAACTGGCCGAAATTATTGCACTGATCGATGCCAAGACGATCAATACCGGCGGCGGCAAACAGATCTTTGAAGTGATCTTTAATGAAGGCGGCGAGCCGAAAAAGATTATGGATGAAAAAGGTCTGGCACAGGTTTCCGATGATTCAGCGCTGGAAGGCTGGGCGGATGAGGCGATTGCGAATAACCCGAAACCGGTCGAGGAATACAAGGCCGGTAATGCGGCTTCCATCAACTTCCTGATGGGGCAGGTGATGAAGGCCAGTCGCGGCAAAGCCAACCCCGGTGCTGTGATGCAGATGCTCAAGCAGAAGCTCGACGGATAA